The Comamonas testosteroni genome contains the following window.
CGATGAGCACAGCGCTGATGCTGTGCATAGGTTTGCTGAGCGCAGGAGCCGCCTGTGCCAAGGTTCCCGCCGCGGAAGCCGACAAGCTGGGTAAGGAGCTGACCTGCACCGGCGCCATCAAGGCCGGCAATGCCGATGGCAGCATTCCGCCATTCACGGGCAAGATACTGGGCGTGCCGCCCGGCGTGAAGTTCACCAGGTCCGTGGGACAGTTCCAGCCCGATATCTACGCCAATGAAAAGCCGCTGTTCGAGATCACGGCCGCCAACATGGCGCAATATGGCGACAAGCTCAGCGCCGGCCAGAAGGCGCTGCTCAGCAAGTTCCCCGCCACCATGCGCATTCCCGTCTATCCGGGCCACCGCGACTTCCGTTATGACGACGATATCTGCGCCGTCATCAAGCGCAATGCGCTGGAAGCCGAGGTAGTCAACGACGGCAATGGCGTCAAGGGCTTCATGGGCGCTCTGCCCTTCCCCATTCCCAAGACCGGCCTGGAACTGCTCTGGAACAACCTCATGCCCAGCCGCGCCAGCACCGAAGAGGTGGAACGCGACATGGCTCTGGTGGGCGCGAGCGGCGATATTGCCTGGGGCCGCACCAGCTATATCCAGCTCAGTCGTTATGACTCCAAGGAAAATCTGGGCAAGCCCAACGAAGGCAAATACGCTTATGTGACCAATTTCTCCATCCTGCCCGAGCGCGAAAAAGGTGGTGTGATTCTGTCCATCGAGCCCATGAACTTTGGCACGGACAAGCGCCTGGCCTGGAATTACGATCCCGGCACTCGCCGCGTGCGACAACTGCCCGAGTTCGGCTATGACCAGCCCTCCCCCGGCACCAGCGGCAAGGCGACCATCGACTCAGAACGCCTGTTCAATGGCGGCTCCGAGCGCTACGAGTGGACCATGCACGGCAAGCGCGAGATGTTCATTCCTGCGAACACCTTCCGCATCAACCAGCAGATGAAATACGCCGATCTGCTCAAGCCAGGTCACCCCAACCCTGCCTACACCCGCTATGAGCTGCGCCGTGTCTGGGTGCTGGAGGGCAAGCTCAAGCCCGGCTTCCGTCACCTGTACTCCAAGCGCGTGATGTTCATCGACGAAGACACCGGCCACGCCGTCTCGGGCGACTTCTACGACGCACGCGGCCAGTTGTGGCAGCACGGTGAAATCAACTACTACTATGCCTACGACATCAAGAAATGGCATGCGGGCACATCGTTCTACTATGACCTGAATGCCGGCTCCTATGTGAGCATGAATCTGGTCCAGGAGCGCCCCAAGGCACCGATTCTGGGCAAGGACGACCTCAAACCCAGCCAGTACACTCCCGAGGCGATTCGCAACCTGGGCAACTGACAAACAGCAGGTGGCTCAGCTACCGCGCGCACCACACCACAAGGTGTACAGAGAGGCCATGAGCCTCTCTTTTTTATGGCCGCTCCCGCCCCGAAACGGGAGCGCTGCCCAGCATATGCGCGGGCAGCGTGCTAGGATGAAACAAGGCATCAACATTGAAAATGCATAGCAGTTGGCGCCGTTTTCTCTGTCTTCGAGTCGATTTCAACGTGGGCATCATTCACAAGCAGCCAGCGACCCACCCGGTCGCATGGCAGGGCGCGGATCTGGCGGGCACCCCCTCCCGTACTCATCGGCCATCCGCCGACCCCTTGCCGCCATCGATGCCATGCCGGCCCGGTTTGGGCAACGCGCCTCGAGTCACTTTGGAACAAGGCGTCCCCTCGGCCAATGTCGTAGCCTCGTCCTGTTTTTAATCCCTGCACAACAAAGCCCGACTAAGCTTGCAGAGGATTTAGTTCTGCCGCAATCATGACTTCCATGCAATCCCTGGCCCGATGGCTGCCCTTTCTCAATTGGCCCAAACCGACTTTCGGCCTGCTGCGCGGCGAGTTCTGGGCCGGCCTGACCGTGGGCCTGATGCTGCTGCCCCAGGGCGTGGCTTACGCCGCGCTGGCGGGCATGCCGCTGATTACCGGCATCTATGCCTCCATCATTCCGGCCGCAGTGGCCATTCTCTTCAGCCCCTCACCCCGGCTGGGCGTGGGGCCTACGGCGCTGAGCGCCTTGCTGATCGGCGCCTCTCTGACCGGCATGGCCGAACCGGGCTCGGCCCAGTGGGTGGTGCTCGCTGCGTGGATGGCCATTCTGTCGGGCCTGGTTCAATGGAGTCTGGGCGTGGTACGCGCGGGCTGGCTGCTCAACCTGGTCACCTCCCCCGTACTGGCAGGCTTCACCCAGGCAGCAGCCCTGCTGATTCTGGCCTCGCAGCTGCCCACTCTTCTGGGCATGCGCGCTGACTGGTCCACCGTCTGGCACTCGCCGTCCATCTATCTGTTCAGCATCCAATCCATCGCCTACGGCCTGGTCAGCATGGCTCTTTTGATGCTGGCCAAGAAATGGCGTCCTGCTTTTCCCTCGGCCATTTTCATCATCGGCCTGAGCGGCTTCATCAGCTGGATCACGGGTTTTGCCGATGCGGGCGGAGCCGTGATTGGCCACCTGCCAGCGGGACTGCCCAGCTTCCAGTGGCCCGGCATGCTGGACTGGGAGCAGTTCGGCGCCCTGATCATGCCAGTGCTGGTCATCTCCCTGGTCAGCTTTCTGGAAACCGCGTCCAGTGCCCAGGTCGAGCATCAGCAGGCCGGCACGCGCTGGAACGAGAATCAGGATCTGATTGCCCAGGGACTGTCCAAGATCAGCGCCGGCCTGTTCGGCAGCTTTGCCACCAGCGCTTCATTCTCGCGCTCTGCCGTCAACCTGCTCGCAGGTGCCAGGACCGGCTACGCCAACGTCTTTTCCATTTTGCTGGTGGTTGTGGTCGTGCTCTGGTTCATACCCTGGCTCTACCATGTGCCTCAGGCAACGCTGGCTGCCATCGTGATCACCGCCGTGCTCAACCTGGTCAAGCCCAGCGCCATTCTCAAGCTTTTCAGGATTTCCAAGGTCGAAGCCTGCATCAGCGTCGCCACGCTGGTGCTGACCATCGTCACCGCCCCGCGCATGTACTGGGGTGTGTTCGCGGGCATCATGCTCAGCCAGGCTTACTACCTCTATCACCACCTGCACCCGCGCATCATCGAGGTCGGCGAGCATCCCGACGGCAGCCTGCGCAGCCGCCAGCTTTGGCAATTGCCCCCCCTGGCACCTGAAGTCGTGGCTCTGCGCATGGATGCAGACCTGGACTTTGCCACGGCCACGGCACTTGAGCGCTACGCGGCCGACGCCCTGCAGCAAGCGCCCCAGGCCAAAGACCTGGCGCTGCTGATGCAGTCCATCAACAGCATAGACATCACCGGAGTCGAAACCTTTGCCCGACTGGAACGCCTGGTCGCATTGCGCGGCGGTCTGCTGCACGTGGTGGGGTTGAAGCTGCCGGCCGAGCAAAGGCTGGAGCGCGCCGGCCTGCTGCATAAGGAAGGCAGCCCCATCAGGCTCTACCGCACGGATGCCGACTTTCTGCGAACGCTTGGCAATTTCCCCACAGAACTCACTCAGATCAACGCTGACGAAAAGCCTACATCCACAAAAAGATAGGGGGCGCTGCTACACTGACGGTCATCATTGATAGTTTGTCGTGACCTCATCCGCCCCTCACCAATCCGTGTTTTTGCGCGATCTGCGCCTTGCCACCGCACACAATCTGGTGACTCGCGCGGGCGGTAGTGATAACCGTCTGCCCACTGACACTCCCACCCATTACCTGCAAGCACTGATTGATGGCTTGTGCGCACTGTCTTTGCGCGACCCCCTCACGGGGCTGGCCAACCGACGCCATTTCCGCTCCGTGATCGAGCGCGAGATCGACCGCGTGGCCCGCTCCGGAGAAACCGCACTGCTGCTGATGCTGGACATCGACCATTTCAAGCAGATCAACGACGAGCACGGTCATATTGCTGGCGATATGGTGTTGCAGTCCGTGGCACAGACCCTGTCCGAAATCATTCGCCCCATGGACACCCTGGCGCGCTTCGGTGGCGAGGAATTCGCCATAGTGCTGCCGGTCTGTCCTGCGCATCAAGGCCGTGCGGTCGCCGAACGCCTGCGCCAGGCCATCGAAAGCAACTCCATCGCCGTGTCCTCCGGCCAGTCGCTGAAGGTCACGGTGAGTATTGGCGGGGTCTACGCCCAGCAATGGATTCGCAGCACGGCGCAACTGTGGACCGAGCGTGCCGATCGCCAGCTCTATCTGGCCAAATCCGCGGGACGCAACTGCGTCTGCGTGGAGGATCCGCCCGACAGTACGGTGAGTGCCGAGGAAAAAAGCCTGCTTTTCAGCCCTTTGCCTGCCGCTTCGTTAGAGGAAAATGTCTCTGACAATACAGCACCAGACGTAAACACCGACGCCGCAAGCCAGGTCATAACGCCTTGAGACGATGGACACCTTGGCCCCTCACCCTACTTTGCCCGCTCATATATCCATGGAAGATGCCCTGCGGGCGCCTGGCCGCAACAAGCAGGCCCACATCATTGCCGTCACCAGCGGCAAAGGCGGTGTCGGCAAGACTTTCGTCTCCGCCAATCTGGCTGCTGCGCTGACGCGTCATGGCTTCAACGTGCTGGTATTGGACGCGGACCTGGGCCTGGCCAATCTGGATGTAGTGCTCAACCTCTACCCCAAGGTCACGCTGCACGATGTGTTCACAGGTCGATCCACGCTGGAAGATGCCATCCTGACCACGCCGGGCGGCTATTCGGTGCTGCTGGCAGGCTCGGGCATGATCGAGTACTCGCGCCTCACCCCCGAGATTCGTTCCCAGTTCATGCGCACGGTGGAGCTGCTGCGCCCGCGCTACGACATCATCCTGCTCGACACCGGTGCCGGCATCTCGGATGTGGTGCTGTTCTCCGTGTCTCTGGCGACCGAGGTGCTGGTCGTGGCCACGCCCGAGCCCACTTCGCTGACCGATGCCTACGCCGCCATCAAGGTGCTGGCCCTGCAGCAAAAGCGCCAGCAGATCCGTCTGGTCATCAACCAGGCGCAACGCCCCGGCGATGGCCGCGCCATCACGGGCCAGCTGCAGCAGGTGCTCAACCGCTTCGTGACCACCGAGTCCGGCCAGCCGCTGCAGCTGACCCACTGGGGCGATATTCCGGTCGACTCCGCCGTGCGCGAGGCCGTGATGCGCCGCCAGCTGCTGCTGCAGGCCATGCCCGGAGCACCCGCATCCCTCGCAGTGGCACAGCTGTCCAATAAAATCAAGGCAGAGCTGACGGCCCCGGTCTGAGCTGCATCACCGTCGATGCAGCAGCCGCGCGGCCGCCCCCCCGGATATCGACGTGGCCGACATACTCAACATCTCCTGCTACAAATTCACGCCCCTGCCCGACGCCGACCAGCTGCGCCAGACGCTGCTGGAGCGTGCGCATGACCTGAGCCTCAAGGGCACGGTGCTGCTGGCCGAAGAAGGCATCAACTTTTTCCTGGCCGGCCCTGCCGAAGCCGTACGCGACTTTGTGGAGCAGCTGAAACAAGACCCGCGTTTTGCCGACCTGGCGCCCAAGGAAAGCTGGTCCGAGACCGTGCCCTTTCGCAAAATGCTGGTCAAGGTCAAGAACGAGATCATCCGCATGGATCATCCCGCCATACGACCCGCCCATGGCCGTGCGCCATCGGTCAGCCCGGCCACGCTGCGCCGCTGGCTGGAGCAAGGCCATGACGACGAGGGCCGCGAGGTGGTGACGCTGGACACGCGCAACGACTACGAAGTGGACGAAGGCGCATTTGCCGGCACGATCGACTGGCGCCTGACCAAGTTCACCGAATTCCCGCCGGCACTGCGCGAGCACAAGGACGAATTCGCCGGCAAGACCGTGGTCAGCTACTGCACTGGCGGCATCCGCTGCGAAAAGGCCGCCATCCTCATGCAGGACGAAGGCATCGAAAACGTCTACCAGCTCGAAGGCGGCATCCTCAAATATTTCGAGGAAACCGACGGCAAGTTCTACGACGGCGGCTGCTTTGTCTTTGATGGTCGCGACTCGCTGGGCGCCGATCTGTCGCGTACCGAGCTGGTTCACCCCCGCCCCATCAAAAAGCATTTGATGGAATAGGCCGGCATTCTTCACCCACTATCAAAAACAAAGCGGCTGGCGCTTGCTCATTGCCGATTTCAGAAGACTTGATCTCTGAGATCGTTTGATGATCAACGCCAGCCGCTTTTGATTTGATAGCAGCTCAACGCTGCTTACCTTGCCCAGCGTGCTGCTGCCTTGGCCACGCGCTCGCCAAACTGGCGTGCGGTTTCCAGATCGCCTGCGGCCATCTCGCCGGCCGAAGAGTCAGAGGGGGACTGCGCCATGGCACCGCAGAAACTGCCCATCCAGTTCACATCGTTGCGCTGGGCGGCCTTGGTGTTCGAAGGCAGCAGGCCCAGCCCCACCCACACGCCGCCATGCTGCATGGCCAGGTGGTAGAAATAATCGAGCGTGACCTGCTTGTCGCCCTGCACGCTCGCGCTGTTGGTGAAGCCGGCAAACAGCTTGTCCTTCCAGGCCTGGGCAAACCAGGCCTTGGACGAGGCATCGGCAAATTTCTTGAATTGCCAGCTCGGAGCGGCCATATAGGTGGGCGCGCCGAAGACGATGGCATCGGCCGCAGCCAGTTGCTCCCAGCCACCTTCGGGCAAATTGCCATCGGCGTCGATGGCCAGCAGTTGCGCGCCCGCGCCCTGGGCCACGGATTGCGCCATGCGCTGGGTATGGCCGTAGCCGGAGTGGTAGACCACAACGATATTGCTCATGATTTCTTCTTTCCTGCTTTTCCTGCTTGTATCGGCGCAGCCATCCGCCGCGCCATCGTGAATCTGTGCCAAATAAAGGCCCGCCGGATTGACACCCGGCGGGCCTTGTCTTGCGAGAGCGCGCTAGCTTATCAAAGCCATGACCGCTTGCGCACTTTCAGCCTGCGCGGCCTCATGCTTCAGCCTTTGCGGCCGTCCATGCTCCAGGCGCCTGCCCCATGGGCGGCGTAGCCAAGCAGGCCCCCGAC
Protein-coding sequences here:
- a CDS encoding SulP family inorganic anion transporter, which gives rise to MQSLARWLPFLNWPKPTFGLLRGEFWAGLTVGLMLLPQGVAYAALAGMPLITGIYASIIPAAVAILFSPSPRLGVGPTALSALLIGASLTGMAEPGSAQWVVLAAWMAILSGLVQWSLGVVRAGWLLNLVTSPVLAGFTQAAALLILASQLPTLLGMRADWSTVWHSPSIYLFSIQSIAYGLVSMALLMLAKKWRPAFPSAIFIIGLSGFISWITGFADAGGAVIGHLPAGLPSFQWPGMLDWEQFGALIMPVLVISLVSFLETASSAQVEHQQAGTRWNENQDLIAQGLSKISAGLFGSFATSASFSRSAVNLLAGARTGYANVFSILLVVVVVLWFIPWLYHVPQATLAAIVITAVLNLVKPSAILKLFRISKVEACISVATLVLTIVTAPRMYWGVFAGIMLSQAYYLYHHLHPRIIEVGEHPDGSLRSRQLWQLPPLAPEVVALRMDADLDFATATALERYAADALQQAPQAKDLALLMQSINSIDITGVETFARLERLVALRGGLLHVVGLKLPAEQRLERAGLLHKEGSPIRLYRTDADFLRTLGNFPTELTQINADEKPTSTKR
- a CDS encoding flavodoxin family protein — encoded protein: MSNIVVVYHSGYGHTQRMAQSVAQGAGAQLLAIDADGNLPEGGWEQLAAADAIVFGAPTYMAAPSWQFKKFADASSKAWFAQAWKDKLFAGFTNSASVQGDKQVTLDYFYHLAMQHGGVWVGLGLLPSNTKAAQRNDVNWMGSFCGAMAQSPSDSSAGEMAAGDLETARQFGERVAKAAARWAR
- a CDS encoding DUF1329 domain-containing protein, giving the protein MQQKTMSTALMLCIGLLSAGAACAKVPAAEADKLGKELTCTGAIKAGNADGSIPPFTGKILGVPPGVKFTRSVGQFQPDIYANEKPLFEITAANMAQYGDKLSAGQKALLSKFPATMRIPVYPGHRDFRYDDDICAVIKRNALEAEVVNDGNGVKGFMGALPFPIPKTGLELLWNNLMPSRASTEEVERDMALVGASGDIAWGRTSYIQLSRYDSKENLGKPNEGKYAYVTNFSILPEREKGGVILSIEPMNFGTDKRLAWNYDPGTRRVRQLPEFGYDQPSPGTSGKATIDSERLFNGGSERYEWTMHGKREMFIPANTFRINQQMKYADLLKPGHPNPAYTRYELRRVWVLEGKLKPGFRHLYSKRVMFIDEDTGHAVSGDFYDARGQLWQHGEINYYYAYDIKKWHAGTSFYYDLNAGSYVSMNLVQERPKAPILGKDDLKPSQYTPEAIRNLGN
- a CDS encoding sulfurtransferase — encoded protein: MADILNISCYKFTPLPDADQLRQTLLERAHDLSLKGTVLLAEEGINFFLAGPAEAVRDFVEQLKQDPRFADLAPKESWSETVPFRKMLVKVKNEIIRMDHPAIRPAHGRAPSVSPATLRRWLEQGHDDEGREVVTLDTRNDYEVDEGAFAGTIDWRLTKFTEFPPALREHKDEFAGKTVVSYCTGGIRCEKAAILMQDEGIENVYQLEGGILKYFEETDGKFYDGGCFVFDGRDSLGADLSRTELVHPRPIKKHLME
- a CDS encoding MinD/ParA family protein, producing MDTLAPHPTLPAHISMEDALRAPGRNKQAHIIAVTSGKGGVGKTFVSANLAAALTRHGFNVLVLDADLGLANLDVVLNLYPKVTLHDVFTGRSTLEDAILTTPGGYSVLLAGSGMIEYSRLTPEIRSQFMRTVELLRPRYDIILLDTGAGISDVVLFSVSLATEVLVVATPEPTSLTDAYAAIKVLALQQKRQQIRLVINQAQRPGDGRAITGQLQQVLNRFVTTESGQPLQLTHWGDIPVDSAVREAVMRRQLLLQAMPGAPASLAVAQLSNKIKAELTAPV
- a CDS encoding GGDEF domain-containing protein, which translates into the protein MTSSAPHQSVFLRDLRLATAHNLVTRAGGSDNRLPTDTPTHYLQALIDGLCALSLRDPLTGLANRRHFRSVIEREIDRVARSGETALLLMLDIDHFKQINDEHGHIAGDMVLQSVAQTLSEIIRPMDTLARFGGEEFAIVLPVCPAHQGRAVAERLRQAIESNSIAVSSGQSLKVTVSIGGVYAQQWIRSTAQLWTERADRQLYLAKSAGRNCVCVEDPPDSTVSAEEKSLLFSPLPAASLEENVSDNTAPDVNTDAASQVITP